The following coding sequences are from one Lipingzhangella halophila window:
- a CDS encoding ABC transporter ATP-binding protein — translation MTESDRPARLLAEDVTLGYGDTVVCRDLDFAVDDRAVTAIIGPNGCGKSTLLRALGRLLRPSAGQVRLDGHRITGMPPRKVARTVAVLPQSPQAPPGLTVADLVGRGRHPYQSWYRQWSATDAEHVTGVLELTGLLEQADRPLDRLSGGQRQRAWIAMALAQETDLLLLDEPTTFLDLTHQIEVLDLIRDLNRDHGRTVVMVLHDLNLAARYAHRLVAMRDGDVLVSGDPAAVLTPESLAAVFGLECTVIADPVSGTPLVVPIGASDRAPAG, via the coding sequence TTGACCGAGAGCGACCGCCCCGCCCGGCTACTCGCCGAGGACGTGACCCTGGGCTACGGTGACACGGTCGTCTGCCGCGACCTGGACTTCGCCGTGGACGACCGCGCCGTGACCGCGATCATCGGCCCCAACGGGTGCGGCAAGTCCACCCTGCTGCGCGCACTGGGCAGGCTGCTGCGGCCCAGCGCGGGGCAGGTGCGGCTGGACGGCCACCGGATCACCGGCATGCCGCCGCGCAAGGTGGCCCGCACAGTGGCGGTCCTCCCGCAGTCCCCGCAGGCGCCGCCCGGGCTGACCGTCGCCGACCTGGTCGGCCGCGGCCGGCACCCGTACCAGAGCTGGTACCGGCAGTGGTCCGCCACGGACGCCGAGCACGTGACCGGCGTACTGGAGCTGACCGGCCTGCTGGAGCAGGCCGATCGGCCGCTGGACCGGCTCTCCGGCGGGCAGCGGCAGCGCGCCTGGATCGCGATGGCGCTCGCCCAGGAGACCGATCTGCTGCTGCTGGACGAACCGACGACGTTCCTCGACCTCACCCACCAGATCGAGGTCCTGGACCTGATCCGCGACCTGAACCGCGACCACGGCCGCACCGTGGTGATGGTGCTGCACGACCTCAACCTGGCGGCCCGCTACGCCCACCGGCTCGTGGCGATGCGCGACGGGGACGTGCTCGTCTCGGGCGATCCGGCCGCGGTGCTGACGCCGGAGTCGCTGGCCGCGGTCTTCGGGCTGGAGTGCACGGTCATCGCGGACCCGGTTTCGGGCACGCCGCTGGTGGTGCCCATAGGCGCGAGCGACCGCGCCCCGGCGGGCTAA
- a CDS encoding WD40 repeat domain-containing serine/threonine protein kinase: MRPPEPGDPHEIGGYRLAGRLGAGGMGDVYLGVSQGGRLVAIKVIRPEFAEEPDYRRRFNREVTLAQRVSGAFSADVIEADPNGPRPWLVTSFVGGPTLRQAVRACGVLPAESLRVLALGLAEALRAIHAAGLVHYDLKPGNIIAVEDGPRVIDFGIARSAEASLVTQDGRIVGTPGFMSPEQAYGHEVTPASDMFSLGSVLCYAATGREPFGGTDVPAPKRLHRIVTEDPDTAGAPDWLEPVLRGCMAKHPEQRLSPEGVLERLGPVAGGTASWLPEQAQELLRQQQDEVRELLALPPRPAPAPQRRQRRWPLVAAAAGAAVLLGGAATAVAVAVAGGPAEVLPGSPDPTSSSGAAEGRDEPDPHEWPETSLTAADFEDPAEVTGEELRGLSSICSDPSGERVLLAGSDLEVKRRAEIHNVSDRGELSPASELDLLEPLDPDNPLLQVTSCDWAAEGGQLAVGDNEGRVHLFDAEGSGGELQPVETMDEHHQGTGFEDVYLEYSPDSRMLASVGGDKMLRLWDAATGELEEELGPDELGGGGAGSGPTWHPGGERIAVGDLSEVVVYDLAQGEAAQRFDAEQGILSELEYSPDGSVLATAGDDTTARLWDPGNGESLGILEGHEDRVISVAFTPDGGALIAVEQALDASGQAWVWNLAEMEQMVALETDDAEAEERGFAVSDTTSNSDGSMLAVTQARGIVQIYDLSG, encoded by the coding sequence ATGCGCCCACCCGAGCCCGGCGACCCGCACGAGATCGGTGGCTACCGGCTGGCCGGGCGCCTCGGGGCCGGTGGCATGGGGGACGTCTACCTCGGGGTGTCGCAGGGCGGGCGGCTGGTCGCGATCAAGGTGATCCGTCCCGAGTTCGCCGAGGAACCCGACTACCGCAGGCGGTTCAACCGCGAGGTCACCCTCGCCCAGCGGGTCAGTGGCGCGTTCAGCGCCGACGTCATCGAGGCGGACCCCAACGGGCCGCGTCCCTGGCTGGTCACCAGCTTTGTGGGCGGACCGACGCTGCGCCAGGCCGTCCGGGCGTGCGGGGTGCTGCCCGCGGAGTCGCTGCGGGTGCTCGCTCTTGGTCTGGCCGAGGCGCTCCGGGCGATCCACGCCGCCGGGCTGGTGCACTACGACCTCAAACCCGGCAACATCATCGCGGTCGAGGACGGCCCGCGGGTCATCGACTTCGGTATCGCCCGCTCCGCGGAGGCGAGCCTGGTGACCCAGGACGGCCGGATCGTCGGCACTCCGGGATTCATGTCGCCCGAGCAGGCGTACGGCCACGAGGTGACCCCGGCTTCCGACATGTTCAGCCTCGGGTCGGTGCTGTGCTACGCGGCGACGGGACGCGAACCGTTCGGCGGTACCGATGTTCCCGCTCCAAAGAGGCTGCACCGGATCGTCACCGAGGACCCCGATACCGCGGGCGCGCCCGACTGGCTGGAGCCGGTCCTGCGCGGCTGCATGGCCAAACACCCGGAGCAGCGGCTCTCCCCGGAGGGCGTACTGGAGCGGCTCGGCCCGGTCGCGGGCGGCACCGCGTCCTGGTTGCCGGAGCAGGCCCAGGAGCTGCTGCGGCAACAGCAGGACGAGGTCCGCGAGCTGCTCGCGCTGCCGCCCCGCCCAGCGCCGGCGCCGCAACGTCGGCAGCGGCGCTGGCCGCTCGTCGCTGCGGCCGCGGGGGCGGCGGTGCTGCTCGGCGGGGCCGCCACCGCGGTCGCCGTCGCTGTTGCCGGCGGCCCGGCCGAGGTGCTGCCCGGCTCGCCGGACCCCACGTCCAGCAGCGGCGCCGCCGAGGGGCGCGACGAACCCGACCCGCACGAATGGCCGGAGACCTCACTCACCGCCGCGGACTTCGAGGACCCCGCGGAGGTCACGGGCGAGGAGCTGAGGGGGCTCTCCTCCATTTGCTCGGATCCTTCCGGGGAACGCGTGCTGCTCGCGGGCTCGGATCTGGAGGTGAAACGGCGTGCCGAGATCCACAATGTCAGCGACAGGGGAGAGCTGTCCCCGGCCTCCGAGCTCGACCTGTTGGAACCCCTCGACCCCGACAACCCGCTCCTGCAGGTGACCTCGTGCGACTGGGCCGCCGAGGGCGGTCAGCTCGCCGTGGGAGACAACGAAGGCCGGGTGCACCTGTTCGACGCGGAAGGCTCCGGCGGGGAGCTCCAGCCCGTCGAGACCATGGACGAGCACCACCAGGGCACCGGATTCGAGGACGTGTACCTGGAGTACTCTCCGGACAGCCGCATGCTGGCGTCGGTCGGCGGGGACAAGATGCTGCGCCTCTGGGACGCGGCCACGGGAGAGCTGGAAGAGGAACTGGGCCCCGATGAGCTCGGCGGGGGAGGGGCCGGGTCGGGACCCACGTGGCACCCCGGCGGTGAGCGCATCGCCGTCGGCGACCTGTCGGAGGTCGTTGTCTACGATCTGGCGCAGGGCGAGGCGGCGCAGCGCTTCGACGCCGAACAGGGCATCCTCTCCGAGCTGGAGTACTCCCCGGACGGCAGCGTACTGGCCACGGCGGGCGACGACACCACCGCCCGGCTGTGGGATCCGGGCAACGGTGAGTCGCTGGGCATCCTGGAAGGGCACGAGGATCGGGTCATCAGTGTGGCGTTCACCCCGGACGGCGGGGCGCTCATCGCCGTCGAGCAGGCGCTGGACGCCAGCGGCCAGGCATGGGTGTGGAACCTCGCGGAGATGGAGCAGATGGTCGCCCTGGAGACCGACGACGCCGAGGCCGAGGAGCGCGGGTTCGCCGTCTCCGACACGACCAGCAACTCCGACGGTTCGATGCTCGCGGTCACCCAGGCCCGCGGCATCGTGCAGATCTACGACCTGTCGGGCTGA
- a CDS encoding NAD(P)-dependent alcohol dehydrogenase: MRAVRVHEYNRPPSIDEVPDPKVSGPLDVLVEVNAAGVCRTDLHIIEGQWAPKTGVELPYTIGHENAGTVLEAGPAVTNVQAGDTVILHPLVTCGLCRACRGGDDVHCENSSFPGVNADGGMAQYLRTNARACVRLAEGLAPAQVAALADAGLTAYHAVRKARPLLYPGTHVVVIGAGGLGHIGLQTLVALTPAEITVVERSEEALRLASDLGAHHTVRADGTQVDAVRDVTGGKGAHVVLDFVGENGTESDGVAMTRDAGSYFVIGYGGSVEIPTIDIISREINVVGNLVGSYNDLDELMVLAAQDKVRLKTATYPLDDALDALNDLDNGRLPGGRAILEPVRR; the protein is encoded by the coding sequence ATGCGTGCCGTACGGGTGCACGAGTACAACCGGCCGCCGTCGATCGACGAGGTGCCCGACCCGAAGGTGAGCGGACCGCTGGACGTCCTGGTCGAGGTGAACGCGGCCGGGGTGTGCCGTACCGACCTGCACATCATCGAGGGCCAATGGGCGCCGAAGACGGGGGTGGAGCTGCCCTACACCATCGGCCACGAGAACGCCGGAACCGTGCTGGAGGCCGGGCCCGCCGTGACCAACGTCCAGGCCGGCGACACCGTGATCCTGCACCCGCTGGTCACCTGCGGGCTGTGCCGGGCCTGCCGCGGCGGTGACGATGTGCACTGCGAGAACTCCAGCTTTCCCGGTGTCAACGCCGACGGCGGGATGGCCCAGTACCTGCGCACCAATGCCCGCGCGTGCGTGCGGCTGGCCGAGGGCCTCGCCCCGGCACAGGTGGCGGCACTGGCCGACGCCGGGCTCACCGCCTACCACGCTGTGCGCAAGGCCCGCCCGCTGCTGTACCCGGGCACGCATGTGGTGGTCATCGGCGCCGGCGGCCTCGGACACATCGGCCTGCAGACACTCGTCGCGCTTACTCCGGCCGAGATCACAGTGGTGGAGCGGTCCGAGGAAGCGCTGCGGCTCGCCAGCGACCTGGGTGCCCACCACACGGTGCGCGCCGACGGCACGCAGGTGGACGCCGTTCGCGACGTCACCGGCGGCAAGGGCGCGCACGTGGTGCTCGACTTCGTCGGGGAGAACGGAACCGAGAGCGACGGCGTGGCCATGACCCGCGACGCGGGAAGCTACTTCGTTATCGGCTACGGCGGCAGCGTCGAGATCCCCACCATCGACATCATCTCCCGCGAGATCAACGTGGTCGGCAACCTCGTGGGGTCCTACAACGACCTGGACGAGCTCATGGTCCTGGCCGCGCAGGACAAGGTGCGGCTGAAGACGGCGACGTACCCGCTCGACGACGCGCTCGACGCCCTGAACGACCTGGACAACGGGCGACTCCCCGGGGGAAGGGCCATTCTGGAACCTGTCCGTCGGTGA